The Juglans regia cultivar Chandler chromosome 10, Walnut 2.0, whole genome shotgun sequence genome includes the window GCTGCATTTCCTAGATTTCTTTATCCGCATCCCAGCACATAGGGCAAAGTGACAAAATAATCCTCAAGATATATTTCCAATTTCAGTAGAAGTGACTGTTATGCATGTACGGCATGCGAAGTTGGATGAAGTTATGGTTGAGGTTGAAAAGCTCATACTTCGTAGTCAGTACTAAAGACGGTGTGGTTATTGCAAGAGTTAAAGAAATCACTAACGAAGTGAGGGATGTAAAGGATAACTTGTCTTGAGCTGAAAGTTGTCTTAATGTAAAAATGTAGAATATTTAAGATGTAAAAGCTCAGGGTGCTTGATGGTTGGAAACTGTCATGATTTTGTTATCTGTAATGCTCTTGACAGACTTCATGCTTcctttttacaacttttttaggTAAGTTGAGACAAAAGAGGTTCTCTGAGGACTTCGATAAGGATCCTGAGCCAATCTTTAGAGCAACATTTGGAAACAGATGGTATACGTGGTCATTTAACTCAGGGCAGGAATCTTCTTTCCAGAAGTCAACATCTGGATTCGAGTGGAGAGAGGATTCGAGCTGTAAAAACAGTAGAACTAGAAGATGGGAAACCCTGGGTGACACCGAGTCTGATGACGATTCATGCCCTGTAGGATCACGTACTGACAGAACTATTCTTGGTCTGCCTCCAACAGGCCATTTAAAGATTGAAGATGTTAAATATGCGTGAGTGATCTAGGGCGTTTTAAGTACTTTTTGatatattacatacatatatacatagcaCATATACGTCTATACAATATACATTTATCTTAAATTCTCGACTGCCACCTTATGTTTGGCACTTTCCTTGCAGTTTCCGTTTGTCAGCTTTGAAATGGCATCCTGACAAGCATCAAGGTCCTTCACAGGTCAGTAATATTAGGTTTCTCTGATCTCTCCGCCGAATCTGCTACTAAAGTTTCTTGGATGTCCTGtggtaaaaaattatgtgttgAGTCTTAGAAGATGCCAGACATCTTTACTGATTAAATATCTTGGTGGCATACTAAATTCTTTTTTGGGTGATGGGGGTGGCAAGGATTGGGTATTTGCAATGTATGTGGGCCAGTGTACCTCCATGAAATTGCACTAGGAACCCAGATTTACAATTTTCCCTCAATTAAATGGATAAAACCCAATTTCTTGAGTGGACATGTTACTGCTGAACTGTAGGATTTATAAGTCTTACAAGAGAGCTTTGGATGATTGCAGGCAATGGCTGAAGAGAAATTCAAACTGTGTGCTAGTGCTTACAGGTCGCTGTGTAGTGCCCTCTCCCCAGCTTAGTTTGTAGGGTTTTGGTTCAAATGTATTCAATTCCCTTACAtgattgttctttttttttttttttaatcacattgAAGTATATGATTATTCTCAATAATGTCTCCTCTTGAAATTGAGTTCTCAATTATGTACACGGGATCGGGATTTACTTTGTGGGTCCGAAAGGCCCTATCGTGGAGAggttcccaaaaaaaaaaaattcataaaccaAAAGCTTCCAATTACAGAATAACGCTGTATCAGCTTAGGTTATAACCTCTGCAATTGGATTGCAAATTTGGATTATGTTCTTTTTAGCGTACCTCAACCATTGGCTGTAGTTGTTCTTTGAAAACAATCTGAGATTTCAGACCAATCCGTGGCCTATTAGTTTAtaattcctttttctctttccaaaaTTAAGCAATAATTCTTTCTCATCCTCTTGGCCTCATTTTAATCTCATTATTCCCCTTCGCCACTTATTAATGGTCACCAATTTCTGTGAAGAGATATGTAAATAATACGAAGCTTAAAAAccagagcgagagagagagagggattgtATGAAGATTCCTTTGCATGGTCAGTGATAGCAACGGTATAGATTTCAACGTTCCCTTCTCAAAACAAACCGAGTACGCATATTTGCAATGCCCTCcttgtaaataaataacagGTATCttaacacacacaaaaaaaaaaaaaaaagatgcgcCCAAAATTCAAGATTCTGATATATTTGTCAACTAatgaaaagataatatttttgtaactcTTTGGCTCTTTGCAGCAGACAAGTTATTTCAATTTCCAAAGTATATGGGATTGGATGGGATCGGAGTTTATTCTGCAGGGATGGCTATGTCTTGGAGAGGTTTTCAATATTGAAAAAACAGAACGAAAAAAAATTCCGAAGTATATGAATGTATATTTCCTccaataacaaaaaacaaaaaaaaaaaaattaaagaaccCCCACGAAATTTTCCGCAAGAAAGGAAGCATCAATCTCCTTAATGATTCATATACCATCCAATCAACTATCAACTCACTATCAAACAGTTCTCCAGTTGAAGAAGTTTGAATTTATGCAGCTGATTCAATCAACCTTCTGTTTTTAAAAATCCTTACACAGGTAGCTAATAGATTCAGTCAAACCCAGCTGCTAAGAAAATGAAGCAgcattgaaattgaaattgaatcCAATCTGAGAAATTTCCTAAAGACAAAGGAGAGAACAGCTAAAAACAAAGGACGACAACAGAGGATGAGACCATAAAACCATAGATCAACATCAAGAACCCAAAATGCAAAGCCCAGCTCCTCTTAAACTTACCAAAGTAACTCTCCGGAGGCTCCTGGTAATGAATCTCAAAGTCACCGTCGCAAGCCCCATCGAAGTGCTCGCCACCAGTGGCACTCATTTTCACCTTCATCTCCCTGAGCTTCTCGGTGGCCATTCCAAGAGTCAGCTTGTGGCAGCGCCTCTGGTACTTGAACCCGTTGATGCACTTGAGGGTCTGGGCCACGGAGACGTAGAAGATGAggtgggagagggagaggaaagtGATGGGGATCCAGCAATGGCGGCACTGGAGGCGAGGGGACTGAGCCTGTGCAAGGAAAATGAGAcccaagaagatgaagaaaagctGGAAGAGCTTGTGGAGCTCCTTCTTTTGGAGGTCTATGGAGCGCTTCTTCTCCAGGGTCTTCTCGAAATGGAGCTGGACTATGGTGTTTATGGCCTGGAGGGCTGTCTCTTTCGGAATTGCTTGAGGAAGGAGGTGGGTTTCGTGGTACGATTCGCATTCCGCCATTGATGACAcagacaagagagagagagagagggtttggAGAGGGAGGGGTTTAGACTTTAGACTTGTGAGAGTGACAAGAACGGAGTTTGACTTGAATCTAGTGTTTCTTGTTCTGATATCGACTTGTCTAAGGATTTTCCAACTTTACAAGAACGGAAGTGAAAagacggttttttttttttttttaagcattgaATTGATTTTATCACGGATATCtccaaaatttagttaaaattatatcttttacGTAAAATCAAAACTATTCAAGATATAATttcacattaaattagttaaaataataatatttttcatattttacaactaCACTaatcttatattaattattaatttaataatttaataacctAATATTTTGCCTAACCTAGTAGCAAGAAAATGAGCAATATCTTAATATGTAGTTGGTGCATTatgtagatttttataaaaaaataattcttttgaagatgaacaatgtatctctaaatttgaagaaaattttgatcGTCCATATGTGAATCTTCATTTTGATCACTCTAATACaggtaattttattgatatttaaccaaattttatagataattttttaaccaaattttagAGATGCATTGACATTTTACTCTtaccttctttttatttttgagggCATTGTAGCGATTGTTGATGGCTGTAAAACGATAGAACCGATCTGTTAATCGGaggttctttattttttttgataacaaACTTCAGTatctatatttcatttaaaCTCAGACATTACAATTTTGTCCTGTATTACAAAGCTGTAAAGACCCTCAGGGCCATCTTCTATCCAAACCTTTTCTTCATCTACAGAAAAAGCAAATTTTGCTAAAAAATTAGCTACCTTGTTTCCTTCCCTATAAGTGTGTTGGACCTTCCAAAAAGATCTGTTTGCAAGGACTGTTTTGATGTCCTCCACCTTCTGGCCATTCTATTCCCAATTCTCATCTTTACTATTTACTGCCCTTATAATTTCCAAAGCATCCCCTTCAAAAGTAGCACGCTCTATTCCTAATTCAGCACTCAACTGCAGTGCTCTCCACAAAGCATTTACTTCAGCCATACCTGGAGAAGGTATATTCGATCTTGGCATACATAAAGTTGCAAGGACTTCCCTTTCAACATCTCAAATTATCACACCAGCCCCcatccttttctctttttggtcAAAAGCTGCATCCCAATATATCTTCACTTCACCTTCCCTTGGTGCGATCCACCTCACCCGACCTCTATCAAACTGTTCTCTTCCTGGCCAGACCTGTAGGGTGGTTTGAGCTTGTCTAAATTCCTCCAAGCTAGCTTTTGCCTGATTAAAACCCTTACCCGGGCTGAGGAAAACATTCTCAAAGACAAACTTGTTCCTCCTCAGCCAGATAGATCTCATGACTGTTGCAATTAACTCCAGATCTTCCTTTTTTAGTCTTTCCACCATCTTTATCCAAATTAAACCCATGTCTTCTTCACCATAGTTCCATTTTTGTACCGGGCTTCCTATCTCATCCCACACATCTGTAGCAGCTGGACAACACCACATAGCATGGCTTGTAGTTTCTTCTTCCCTCACACATATTGGGCAGCAAGGCTTTTGAATCACTCTTCTTTGGAACAGATTTCTACTTGTAGGAAGGCAATTATTCCAAGCTTTCCACAAAAAGACTTTTACTACCCCTGGCACTGTTAGCTCCCATAGAGTTTTCCAGCCCTTTATACCTTCTGTTCCATATGAAGTTTCCCCAACCAACTTTCTTTTTCTACTAAGTTCCAGGTGGTAGGCAGATTTTACACTAAAAAGCCATTTCTTTGATGGAGCCCATATCCGTTTGTCAGGTAAGTCTGATTGGCTGATTGAGATACTACAAACCAGGTCtgcttcttcttcacaaaggaCTTTTCTAACCAGATCCTCATTCCATCCCCTTTTTCCTTCATCAATTAACTCTGCCACTTTTGCTTCCTTATTCAGAATCTGATTTGGTGATTGAATCATGTAAGAAGACTGCTTAGGTACCCATTTATCTCTCCATATCGGAATATTTTGCCCATTACCAACCCTCCAAACAAGTCCCTCCTTTAATAGTTCCATAGATCCCATCAGACTTCGCCAGATCAGAGAAGGTCCTCTACCTAAGCTTGCCTCCAACACCTCAGTTTTTCTATGGTACTTATCTTTTAGGACTCTGGCTGCAATTGAGTTGGGATTTGTAAAAATTCTCCAATATTGTTTTGCTAAGAGAGCTCTGTTGAAACTCTCCAGCTCCCTGAAGCCCAACCCACCACTAGTTTTTGCCAACCCCATCTTCTTCCAACTCCTCCATTgtatcttcttttcattttccccATGACTCCACCAGAATCTTGACATTAAAACAACTATTTCTTTGTGTAGCCTCTTAGGAAGAGCAAAGACACTCATATGGTAGGTCGGTATTGCTTGGATAACAGCCTTTAACAAGACTTCCTTCCTCGCTGGTGATAGAAATTGGTTCTTCCAATTACTGATCTTCAACCATATCCTGTCTTTTATACCTCTAAAAGTATTGTATTTTGACCTACCTACCAT containing:
- the LOC109008907 gene encoding uncharacterized protein LOC109008907, yielding MQFQIPRWRNFSMIKISLISSTSLESHFASFHSTPTSCQKWKNKWKSGINESQDPTKSQIRYAVRQKRADTKRALKDLLFKSGSSKVQDEERMLRVQMGTQWFAKQEAHPYSSDKRGRSKSSAHRADKIHNQKLKRKLRQKRFSEDFDKDPEPIFRATFGNRWYTWSFNSGQESSFQKSTSGFEWREDSSCKNSRTRRWETLGDTESDDDSCPVGSRTDRTILGLPPTGHLKIEDVKYAFRLSALKWHPDKHQGPSQAMAEEKFKLCASAYRSLCSALSPA
- the LOC109008908 gene encoding uncharacterized protein LOC109008908 → MAECESYHETHLLPQAIPKETALQAINTIVQLHFEKTLEKKRSIDLQKKELHKLFQLFFIFLGLIFLAQAQSPRLQCRHCWIPITFLSLSHLIFYVSVAQTLKCINGFKYQRRCHKLTLGMATEKLREMKVKMSATGGEHFDGACDGDFEIHYQEPPESYFGKFKRSWALHFGFLMLIYGFMVSSSVVVLCF